Proteins co-encoded in one Saprospira grandis genomic window:
- the recD2 gene encoding SF1B family DNA helicase RecD2, which produces MDAISQRLKGQLTHIIYRNEENGYTVARFQPDDGGTQTVVVGSLLGVEKGEKLICQGYWTNNKRHGKQFQVEQFEQQLPQSPEDIERYLSSGQIRGVGPTFAKRIVAKFGKETLDVIENSPEKLLDVRGISQNKLDLIISSWQEQQKARSLIIFLQKNGISPAFAQKIYKKYGSESIAKIKQNPYCLANDIEGIGFTKADEIAKKMGLQQEDPKRVSAALLYLLQELASQGHSCYPLQSFLQEGGQMLALGQEQLQGPLAQLKDKKEVFVERFWDESKGQDERLIWSKSLYYQEKDIIEQLDRLNKYPQTWAEDIDIEAELELAQKNTAIDLAPEQLEAVRRSLSHKLHIITGGPGTGKSTITKIILNILSRHSDTICLAAPTGRAAKRLAEVTGQEASTIHSLLSIGIGAYYNQHIRNMEELDCDVLIVDEASMIDTTLMAILLHALPHHAKLILVGDVDQLPSVGPGNVLDDLMGSDKLAVTRLKEIFRQAANSKIVRNAHKINQGIFPDIQTEADADFFFIPKADAAEAAQMIPELMAKRLPKRYNFDAKKDIQLLCPIHKGDLGTRALNKSLQKALNPNGPKKDKIERGEQVFYLGDKVMQLKNDYEKGVYNGDIGYIRKITPAEKTFMVEMDGKTMIEYQYQDLQNMDLAYAVSVHKYQGSEAPCILMPIHESQYSLLFRNLVYTAITRGKRLVVLIGSKKALHIAVRNQRMRKRYSGLLWLLQDPSEKKLPAIQIAPLPNSPEYPDWLERHFPDEV; this is translated from the coding sequence ATGGATGCGATCAGCCAGCGCCTAAAAGGGCAACTGACACATATTATCTACCGAAATGAGGAAAATGGCTATACAGTAGCTCGTTTTCAGCCAGATGATGGGGGGACACAAACGGTGGTGGTCGGTAGTCTTTTGGGAGTAGAAAAAGGCGAAAAACTAATTTGTCAGGGCTATTGGACCAATAATAAACGGCATGGCAAACAGTTTCAGGTAGAGCAATTTGAACAACAACTGCCCCAAAGTCCCGAAGATATTGAGCGCTATTTGAGCTCGGGCCAAATTCGAGGCGTTGGCCCAACTTTCGCTAAGCGAATTGTGGCCAAATTTGGTAAGGAGACCCTTGATGTTATCGAAAATTCGCCAGAAAAACTGCTGGATGTTCGAGGGATTAGCCAAAATAAACTGGACCTCATTATTAGCTCTTGGCAGGAGCAACAAAAGGCCCGTAGCCTCATTATTTTCTTGCAAAAAAATGGAATTTCTCCAGCTTTTGCCCAAAAAATATACAAAAAATACGGCTCGGAAAGCATTGCTAAAATTAAGCAAAATCCTTACTGCCTCGCCAATGATATTGAAGGGATCGGCTTTACAAAAGCAGATGAAATAGCAAAGAAAATGGGCCTGCAACAAGAGGACCCCAAACGAGTTTCGGCCGCTTTGCTCTACCTTTTGCAAGAGCTAGCTAGCCAAGGACATAGCTGCTATCCGCTTCAAAGTTTTTTGCAAGAAGGCGGCCAAATGCTGGCCCTTGGACAAGAGCAATTGCAAGGGCCATTGGCCCAACTCAAAGACAAAAAGGAGGTTTTTGTTGAAAGATTTTGGGATGAAAGTAAGGGGCAGGATGAACGCCTGATTTGGAGCAAAAGCCTCTATTATCAAGAAAAAGATATTATTGAGCAGCTCGATCGCCTGAATAAATATCCCCAAACTTGGGCCGAAGATATTGATATTGAGGCAGAACTAGAATTGGCCCAAAAAAATACGGCCATTGACCTAGCCCCCGAACAACTAGAGGCCGTCCGCCGAAGCCTGAGCCATAAGTTACATATTATCACGGGGGGACCCGGGACGGGCAAAAGTACGATTACCAAAATTATCCTCAATATTCTTAGCCGACATAGCGATACGATCTGCTTGGCCGCACCCACCGGCCGAGCCGCAAAACGCCTAGCCGAAGTGACCGGTCAGGAGGCCAGCACGATCCACTCTCTGCTTTCGATTGGAATTGGCGCCTACTACAATCAGCATATTCGCAATATGGAAGAGCTGGATTGTGACGTACTGATTGTGGATGAGGCCAGTATGATTGATACTACCCTGATGGCGATTTTGCTGCATGCCCTGCCGCATCATGCCAAACTCATTTTGGTGGGCGATGTGGACCAGCTGCCTAGCGTGGGGCCCGGCAACGTTTTAGATGATTTGATGGGCTCGGATAAACTAGCCGTGACCCGCCTCAAAGAAATTTTTCGACAAGCGGCTAATTCGAAAATTGTACGCAATGCGCACAAAATCAATCAAGGTATTTTTCCCGATATTCAGACCGAAGCCGATGCCGACTTTTTCTTCATCCCTAAAGCCGATGCCGCAGAGGCCGCCCAGATGATTCCGGAACTTATGGCCAAACGACTGCCCAAACGTTATAATTTTGATGCAAAAAAGGATATTCAGCTCCTCTGCCCTATCCATAAAGGCGATCTGGGCACCCGAGCCCTCAATAAAAGCCTACAAAAAGCCCTCAATCCCAATGGGCCAAAAAAGGACAAAATTGAAAGGGGCGAACAGGTTTTTTATCTGGGCGATAAGGTCATGCAGCTAAAAAATGACTACGAAAAAGGCGTTTATAATGGCGATATTGGCTATATCCGCAAAATTACTCCCGCCGAAAAGACGTTTATGGTCGAAATGGATGGAAAAACCATGATTGAATACCAATATCAGGACCTCCAAAATATGGACCTCGCCTATGCCGTTAGTGTACATAAGTACCAAGGGAGCGAGGCGCCCTGCATCCTGATGCCCATACATGAGTCTCAATATAGCCTGCTTTTCCGCAATTTGGTCTATACCGCAATCACCCGAGGCAAGCGGCTGGTGGTCCTTATCGGCAGCAAAAAAGCCCTGCATATTGCCGTGCGCAACCAAAGAATGCGCAAACGCTATTCGGGTTTGCTCTGGCTGTTGCAAGACCCTAGCGAAAAAAAACTACCTGCTATTCAAATTGCCCCCCTACCCAATAGTCCCGAATATCCCGACTGGTTAGAGCGGCATTTTCCCGATGAAGTCTAA
- a CDS encoding STAS/SEC14 domain-containing protein, with protein sequence MDEQTGILVQRVGQGAYLEAEDSLEWIEAAYQIRGSQPLYFLVDMRGLKGQSKESRRVSGDKDPRLNIAAGAGLINNGASKILGNFMLSLNKISHPIRLFTNEQEAIDWLLEIKKKNGH encoded by the coding sequence ATGGATGAGCAGACTGGGATTTTGGTCCAGCGAGTGGGCCAGGGAGCTTATTTAGAGGCCGAGGATTCTTTGGAGTGGATAGAGGCCGCCTATCAGATTCGGGGGAGTCAACCATTATATTTTTTGGTGGACATGCGTGGATTGAAGGGGCAGTCTAAGGAATCTAGGCGAGTATCTGGGGACAAAGACCCGCGATTGAACATTGCTGCGGGGGCTGGATTGATTAACAATGGGGCTTCTAAAATACTGGGGAACTTCATGTTAAGTTTAAACAAAATCTCGCATCCGATTCGGTTATTTACCAATGAGCAAGAAGCTATAGATTGGTTATTAGAGATCAAGAAAAAGAACGGGCATTAG
- a CDS encoding T9SS type A sorting domain-containing protein, whose amino-acid sequence MEEQRGGQLAIYPNPVQKELNLRFGRLGKKMKSARIRIYDQQRRIKLELKAGLSSNELLILEDVSDLEAGAYILEIRYNNRKKREIEFIKA is encoded by the coding sequence ATGGAAGAGCAAAGAGGGGGGCAGTTGGCCATTTACCCTAATCCGGTGCAAAAAGAATTGAATTTGCGCTTTGGTCGTTTGGGCAAGAAGATGAAATCGGCGAGGATACGGATTTACGATCAGCAGCGGCGGATCAAACTGGAGTTAAAGGCGGGTTTGAGTTCTAATGAATTATTGATCTTGGAGGATGTTTCGGACTTAGAGGCTGGGGCTTATATTTTAGAAATCAGGTACAACAACAGGAAGAAGCGGGAGATTGAGTTTATTAAGGCCTAG
- a CDS encoding T9SS C-terminal target domain-containing protein — protein sequence MPYSSLLLPFLFLLSPLLLLAQERPSFAWGQMLSSQTQYGGQAEGLDLYLGPRGELYLLGYFNGSIDFDPSADNQALRKAKGKNDLFVAKYNRRGDFQWVLPLGSYGNDAAQAIDLNAQGELLVTGYFSDSLYWSEQDYLLSAGAEDVFILRISEEGEALEAVSFGGKGSDQGLDIKAYNHSIYITGEYREEFSALGKKRPAFGGSDIFVGQIEGFSDWRWLRTLGSKGADLSTALSLSSLGELYLAGTAKGSFIYDDFSLDSLQAPESGAALLLKYSPLGDLIWKETLAATEGMELRDIVVNSVGEAFMTGSFRGELEGLKSRGESDIFLAQFHRKGQLNWIKRFGGAGDDRGQCIEIVGRKLLGIAGRFSGQILEGQQEIRAQGEQSDLFIAQYSFEGDFKRMQAFGGPLYEEVQAMKLNLEGQVFLTGSFEGAADFDPSPKQALLNSNAIQTLFVAHYQAESLAYDFAFAMGYRYDASLSRIEALYPRASGEILTAVYFEGALSINSDSLLKSKGRWGDILISQYDSLGRLRWFRQFGGLGADKAEALYQSEAAESFLGGSYGADFCLSDSLCWQAEGKQDAFLLKLDSLGELLWAKEWKSLGVVDLLAIKQQPNGELLVLLSHRGDRLVYEGQTLLDKSGFLLLSLSVDSGRLGWFKTFDCVAPNRGRLALDEQGQIYLGLSFSEQLKLGHRQNQLLRAAGEQDLAILALDRGGDFRWARLLGGRSDERLGELLYLPKLGVYLGGSFEGTAAFGPRTYSAKGSRDAFLVHYSKAGDFRWVKPWGSDQKTRITAMAAVDSQQILLTGYFQGEMPASDSLILKTSNLLKSDIFLMEVSAKDARLSWAKALDGSGNDRTKALVVSNKSSIYLGASFESRFDADPSKGERIFENKGLVSTALLLKYLNFAFQKLELVAFRAKRKNIREVELRWTTPRETENKGFLVERRLEGSEDFHAVGFIPGFGNSEAPTNYRFTDVNAFDGNSYYRFRQLSNHGQEAYSEVVFVRGWKSKEGGSWPFTLIRCKKN from the coding sequence ATGCCCTATTCTTCGCTACTTCTTCCGTTTCTTTTTCTTCTCTCTCCCCTATTGTTGTTGGCTCAGGAGCGGCCGAGTTTTGCTTGGGGGCAAATGTTATCTAGTCAGACGCAGTATGGGGGGCAGGCAGAAGGTTTGGATCTTTATTTGGGGCCTCGTGGCGAGCTTTATTTGCTGGGTTACTTTAATGGCAGCATTGATTTTGATCCTTCGGCGGATAATCAGGCCTTGCGGAAGGCCAAGGGGAAGAACGATTTATTTGTGGCCAAATACAACCGTCGGGGGGATTTTCAGTGGGTATTGCCCTTGGGCAGTTATGGCAATGATGCGGCTCAGGCCATTGATTTGAATGCGCAGGGGGAGCTCTTGGTGACCGGTTATTTTTCGGACAGCTTATATTGGTCGGAGCAAGACTATTTATTGAGTGCGGGGGCGGAAGACGTCTTCATTCTGCGCATTTCGGAGGAGGGCGAGGCCTTGGAGGCGGTTTCTTTTGGGGGCAAAGGTAGTGATCAGGGATTAGACATCAAGGCCTACAACCACAGCATTTATATTACGGGAGAATATCGGGAAGAATTTAGTGCTTTGGGGAAGAAGCGGCCGGCCTTTGGGGGCTCGGATATTTTTGTGGGGCAGATTGAGGGCTTTTCGGATTGGCGTTGGTTGCGGACCTTGGGGAGCAAGGGGGCGGATTTGAGTACGGCTCTTTCCTTGAGCAGTTTGGGGGAGCTTTATTTGGCGGGGACGGCCAAGGGGAGTTTTATCTATGACGACTTTAGTCTAGACAGTTTGCAGGCGCCAGAGAGCGGGGCCGCCCTTTTGCTCAAGTACTCTCCTTTGGGCGATTTAATTTGGAAAGAAACCCTAGCGGCCACGGAGGGAATGGAGCTGAGAGACATTGTAGTCAACTCGGTGGGGGAAGCCTTTATGACGGGTAGTTTTCGGGGAGAGCTAGAGGGGTTAAAGAGTCGGGGCGAATCGGATATTTTTCTGGCCCAATTTCACAGAAAGGGGCAGTTGAATTGGATCAAGCGTTTTGGTGGAGCAGGAGATGATCGGGGGCAATGTATAGAAATTGTGGGACGAAAGCTCTTGGGGATAGCGGGGCGTTTTTCGGGGCAGATTTTGGAGGGCCAGCAAGAAATTCGGGCGCAGGGCGAGCAGTCGGACCTCTTTATTGCCCAATACAGTTTTGAGGGGGACTTTAAGCGGATGCAAGCCTTTGGGGGCCCCTTGTATGAGGAAGTGCAGGCCATGAAACTCAACCTAGAGGGGCAAGTCTTTTTGACGGGCAGTTTTGAGGGGGCGGCAGATTTTGATCCCTCGCCCAAGCAGGCCTTATTGAACAGCAATGCCATACAGACCTTATTTGTGGCCCATTATCAGGCCGAGAGTTTGGCCTATGACTTTGCCTTTGCCATGGGTTATCGCTACGATGCCTCTTTATCGAGAATAGAGGCCCTTTATCCTAGGGCATCGGGAGAAATTCTGACGGCGGTTTATTTTGAGGGGGCCCTCTCTATCAATTCCGATAGTTTGCTCAAGAGCAAGGGACGTTGGGGCGACATCTTGATTAGTCAGTACGACTCTTTGGGGCGTTTGCGTTGGTTTCGGCAATTTGGGGGCTTGGGGGCCGACAAGGCCGAGGCCTTATATCAGAGCGAGGCGGCAGAAAGTTTTTTGGGGGGAAGTTATGGGGCCGACTTCTGTTTGTCGGACAGTCTTTGTTGGCAGGCCGAGGGCAAGCAAGACGCCTTTTTGCTCAAGCTGGATAGTTTGGGCGAGCTCCTTTGGGCCAAAGAATGGAAAAGTTTGGGGGTGGTAGATTTGCTGGCCATCAAGCAGCAGCCCAATGGAGAGCTATTAGTTTTGCTGAGTCATCGGGGCGATCGTTTAGTGTATGAGGGGCAGACCTTATTGGATAAATCGGGGTTTTTGCTCTTATCGCTTTCGGTAGATTCGGGCCGCTTGGGCTGGTTTAAAACCTTTGATTGTGTGGCGCCGAATCGGGGGCGTTTGGCCTTAGATGAGCAGGGGCAGATTTATTTGGGCTTATCCTTTTCGGAGCAGCTCAAGTTGGGGCATCGGCAGAACCAGCTTTTGCGGGCTGCTGGCGAGCAGGACCTGGCCATTTTGGCCTTAGATCGGGGGGGAGATTTTCGATGGGCGCGGCTATTGGGCGGCCGTTCGGATGAGCGCTTGGGGGAGCTCCTATACCTCCCTAAGTTAGGAGTTTATTTGGGCGGAAGTTTTGAGGGGACGGCCGCATTTGGTCCGAGGACCTATAGTGCTAAGGGGAGTCGCGATGCCTTTTTGGTCCATTACAGCAAGGCGGGAGATTTTCGATGGGTCAAGCCTTGGGGCAGTGATCAGAAAACGAGAATTACGGCCATGGCGGCGGTAGACAGTCAGCAAATTTTGTTGACGGGTTATTTTCAGGGAGAAATGCCTGCTTCGGACAGCCTCATCTTGAAGACCAGCAACCTCTTAAAATCAGATATTTTTTTGATGGAAGTATCGGCCAAGGATGCCCGCTTGAGTTGGGCCAAAGCCTTGGATGGCAGTGGGAACGACCGGACCAAAGCCCTGGTGGTCAGCAACAAAAGCAGCATTTACTTAGGGGCTTCTTTTGAGTCTCGTTTTGATGCCGATCCGAGTAAGGGCGAGCGGATTTTTGAGAACAAAGGCTTGGTATCTACGGCCTTGCTGCTCAAATACCTCAACTTTGCCTTTCAGAAGCTGGAGTTAGTGGCTTTTCGGGCCAAGCGCAAAAACATCAGGGAAGTAGAGTTGCGTTGGACCACCCCTAGAGAGACCGAGAACAAGGGATTTTTGGTAGAGCGTCGTTTGGAGGGCAGTGAAGACTTTCATGCGGTGGGATTTATTCCGGGTTTTGGCAACAGCGAGGCGCCCACCAACTATCGGTTTACGGATGTCAATGCTTTTGATGGGAACAGCTACTATCGGTTTCGGCAATTGTCTAATCATGGGCAGGAGGCCTATTCGGAGGTAGTATTTGTGCGGGGATGGAAGAGCAAAGAGGGGGGCAGTTGGCCATTTACCCTAATCCGGTGCAAAAAGAATTGA
- a CDS encoding nucleoside-diphosphate kinase, whose amino-acid sequence MATNKTLTMIKPDAVKAGHTGAILAQINEAGFRIVALKMTQLSTAAAERFYAVHKERPFFGELVEFMTSGPIVAAILEKDNAVADFRTLIGSTNPAEAAEGTIRAKYATSIGENAIHGSDSDENAQIEGDFHFAGLEQF is encoded by the coding sequence ATGGCAACTAATAAAACGCTGACCATGATCAAGCCCGATGCTGTAAAAGCTGGGCACACTGGCGCTATCTTGGCCCAAATCAATGAAGCAGGTTTCCGTATTGTGGCCCTAAAAATGACCCAGTTGAGCACTGCTGCTGCTGAGCGTTTTTATGCTGTACACAAGGAGCGTCCCTTCTTTGGCGAACTCGTTGAGTTTATGACTTCTGGTCCTATCGTGGCCGCCATTTTGGAAAAAGACAATGCCGTAGCTGACTTCCGTACGCTTATCGGTAGCACCAACCCTGCTGAGGCCGCAGAAGGTACTATCCGCGCTAAGTATGCTACTAGCATCGGAGAAAATGCTATCCACGGTTCTGACTCTGACGAAAACGCCCAAATTGAAGGCGATTTCCACTTTGCTGGACTAGAGCAGTTCTAA